The genomic stretch TTTTGCAAGGTGTTGTTATCGGTAATATTTTTCTGCAGATTGATAAGTTTTAAATCTTATCTTTATTACTTTTTTAATTCATAATTTCCTCGGGAATGAATCATTAAATTTGATGCTGTGAAAATTTTAATCATCGAGGACGAAATAGAACTGTCTAAAAGTATTGCAGAATATCTTTCGGGAGGAATCTATTTGTGTGAATTTGCCACTACTTTTAAGCAGGCAATGAATAAAATAGAAATGTTCCAGTACGACTGTATTGTTTTAGACATCATGCTTCCCGATGGAAACGGGCTTACTATTTTGAAAGAATTAAAAAAACAAAACAAACAAGACGGTGTCATTATTGTTTCGGCAAAAAATGCTTTAGAAGATAAAATCGAAGGTTTACAATTGGGAGCAGATGATTATCTGACGAAGCCTTTTCATCTTTCTGAACTCATGGCGAGAATTTACTCGATCATCAGGAGAAAACAATTTAACAATTCTAATATTATCGTTCAGAACGAGCTTCAGATCGATCTTTTGGCCAAGACGGTGATGATTAACGATAAAAATATTAATCTTACAAAAAAAGAATTTGATCTGCTTCTTTACTTTATAGGAAATAAAAATAAAGTAATCTCTAAAAGTACTCTGGCAGAGCACCTTTCAGGAGATTTGGCAGACATGCTCGACAGTCATGATTTTGTCTACGCTCATGTAAAAAACCTCAAGAAAAAATTATATGATGCAGGTTGCGAACATTATCTTAAAACAGTCTACGGAACCGGTTATAAATGGGGTGATAATTAGTTATGAGTTATAAATGATGAGTTATGAATGATAAAAAGAATATTTTGAAAGATAAGAGCTTTATTTTTTGCAATAAGAATTGTAAAACTATATAAACACATTGTTATACATTAGAAATATTAAAAATGATTCGTAGCGCCATTATAATAACAAATCGAAAAATTTATAATTTATAATTCATAACTTATAAT from Chryseobacterium indoltheticum encodes the following:
- a CDS encoding response regulator transcription factor; the encoded protein is MKILIIEDEIELSKSIAEYLSGGIYLCEFATTFKQAMNKIEMFQYDCIVLDIMLPDGNGLTILKELKKQNKQDGVIIVSAKNALEDKIEGLQLGADDYLTKPFHLSELMARIYSIIRRKQFNNSNIIVQNELQIDLLAKTVMINDKNINLTKKEFDLLLYFIGNKNKVISKSTLAEHLSGDLADMLDSHDFVYAHVKNLKKKLYDAGCEHYLKTVYGTGYKWGDN